Proteins from one Romboutsia sp. CE17 genomic window:
- a CDS encoding alanine/glycine:cation symporter family protein — protein sequence MLENIIIALADFLWGFPTMILIFVTGLVFSIKTGFFQIRCLPYVLKETLGSIFKKDKILKSEGVMTPFQAVATALSGTVGTANIAGIATAIAIGGPGSVFWMWFVAMLGMITKMVEVSLAVYYREKDKDGNFYGGPMYYIEKGLGDKWRLLAKFFAVMMILGALGTAVFVQPHTMSQAMNNIFNIPPVATVLIVTAITGIVVIGGFKRIGQFCEKITPAMCILYIVASLGVIIINIENLPTVISNIFVYAFQPMPAIGGFAGSTVLLTLRRGMSRGIFSNEAGMGSAPMVHATAITDHPIRQGLYGVFEVFVDTLVVGSCTSLAILCCGPEVWASGLNGVDLTIAAFSSVYGGFGSYIIGICVLLFALSTMIGWAIEYETSVVYVFGNKYIKLFRWIYLIPPFLTLGKTTEMIWTVVDVATGIEIIPNLIAVFMLSGVFTKLFKDFTLNHMYDKSKVQ from the coding sequence ATGTTAGAAAATATAATAATTGCGTTAGCTGATTTTTTATGGGGATTTCCAACGATGATTTTAATCTTTGTTACAGGTTTAGTATTTAGTATAAAAACTGGCTTCTTTCAAATAAGATGCTTACCATATGTTCTTAAAGAAACCTTAGGATCTATATTTAAAAAAGATAAAATCTTAAAGTCCGAAGGAGTTATGACTCCATTCCAGGCTGTAGCTACAGCACTTTCTGGAACAGTAGGGACTGCTAATATAGCAGGTATAGCAACAGCAATAGCAATAGGGGGTCCAGGATCTGTATTTTGGATGTGGTTTGTAGCTATGCTAGGTATGATAACTAAGATGGTAGAAGTTTCTTTAGCAGTTTATTATAGAGAGAAAGATAAAGATGGAAATTTCTATGGTGGACCAATGTATTATATAGAAAAAGGATTAGGAGATAAATGGAGATTATTAGCTAAATTTTTTGCAGTTATGATGATTTTAGGTGCATTGGGAACAGCGGTATTTGTACAACCTCATACAATGTCTCAAGCTATGAATAATATATTCAATATACCACCAGTAGCTACTGTATTGATAGTAACAGCAATAACCGGAATAGTAGTAATTGGTGGATTTAAAAGAATAGGACAATTCTGTGAAAAGATAACACCAGCGATGTGTATACTATATATAGTAGCTTCATTAGGGGTTATAATTATAAATATAGAAAACTTACCTACTGTGATAAGTAATATATTTGTTTATGCATTTCAACCAATGCCAGCAATCGGAGGGTTTGCTGGATCTACAGTATTATTAACTCTAAGAAGAGGAATGTCTAGAGGAATATTTTCAAATGAAGCAGGTATGGGTTCAGCACCAATGGTACATGCGACTGCAATAACAGATCATCCAATTAGACAAGGATTATATGGAGTATTTGAAGTTTTTGTAGATACATTAGTTGTAGGTAGTTGTACATCACTTGCGATACTTTGTTGTGGGCCTGAAGTTTGGGCTAGTGGATTAAATGGTGTAGATTTGACAATAGCTGCATTTTCGAGTGTTTATGGTGGTTTTGGTAGTTATATAATAGGGATATGTGTATTATTATTTGCACTTTCAACTATGATTGGTTGGGCTATAGAGTATGAAACATCTGTAGTATATGTATTTGGAAATAAATACATAAAACTATTTAGATGGATATATTTAATACCGCCATTTTTAACGCTTGGAAAAACTACAGAAATGATATGGACTGTAGTTGATGTTGCGACAGGAATAGAAATCATACCGAATTTAATAGCTGTATTTATGTTAAGTGGAGTATTTACGAAGTTATTTAAAGATTTTACATTAAACCATATGTATGATAAAAGTAAGGTACAATAA